In Desulfotignum phosphitoxidans DSM 13687, a single window of DNA contains:
- the alr gene encoding alanine racemase: MTLFYSHDPGRTRAMASGIRPLNRTLFSRVPATRIEVDLDAIAANTRLLKQACTPQTSLMAVVKANAYGHGAVHVARTALSHGAKWLGVARMAEAVQLKNAGIDAPVLVFGDTLPDRAVAATGHGIRISLTGPNAARAVNAAAGAARTFVTAHIKIDTGMGRLGLCPGLNMDQTLADMRSMMQMDHLKVEGIYTHFANADAVDKTHAKQQLALFTELLDRLDAENRLPKIIHAANSAATLTLPQSHFTLVRPGIALYGLCPGPGVDGSTLTPAMSIISKIAQIKPVPKGFAVSYGSTHVTDRPTVIATVPVGYADGYPRRLSDTAHMLVKGHRAKVTGRVCMDFTMIDVGHIPNVSPKDEVVVMGTQGNSTISADELADLSNTINYEITAGMTGRLPVCYRQKP; the protein is encoded by the coding sequence ATGACATTGTTTTATAGCCATGATCCCGGCCGGACCCGTGCCATGGCTTCTGGGATCCGGCCGTTGAACCGCACCCTGTTCTCCCGGGTGCCCGCCACCCGCATCGAAGTGGATCTGGATGCCATTGCTGCAAACACCCGGCTACTGAAACAGGCCTGCACCCCGCAGACATCCCTGATGGCCGTGGTCAAGGCCAATGCCTATGGACACGGGGCCGTTCATGTGGCTCGGACCGCTCTGTCCCATGGGGCAAAATGGCTGGGCGTGGCCCGCATGGCTGAAGCGGTCCAGCTAAAGAATGCCGGGATTGACGCCCCGGTGCTGGTCTTTGGCGACACGTTGCCGGACCGGGCCGTGGCTGCCACCGGGCACGGCATCCGTATCTCCCTGACCGGTCCGAATGCAGCCAGGGCCGTCAATGCCGCTGCCGGGGCCGCCCGCACTTTTGTCACAGCCCACATCAAAATCGACACCGGCATGGGCCGGCTGGGCCTGTGCCCCGGCCTGAACATGGACCAGACCCTGGCGGATATGCGGTCCATGATGCAGATGGATCACCTGAAGGTGGAAGGCATCTACACCCATTTTGCCAATGCCGATGCCGTGGACAAAACCCATGCCAAACAGCAGCTGGCCCTTTTCACAGAACTGCTGGACCGCCTGGATGCTGAAAACCGGCTGCCGAAAATTATTCATGCAGCCAACAGTGCTGCCACCCTGACTTTGCCCCAAAGCCATTTCACCCTGGTCCGGCCCGGTATCGCCCTGTACGGGCTGTGCCCCGGCCCGGGCGTGGACGGCTCAACCCTCACCCCGGCCATGTCCATTATTTCCAAAATCGCCCAGATCAAACCGGTGCCCAAAGGGTTTGCCGTATCTTACGGCAGCACCCATGTCACGGACCGGCCCACCGTCATTGCCACGGTTCCGGTGGGATATGCCGACGGCTACCCCCGGCGTCTGTCCGATACCGCCCATATGCTGGTGAAAGGACACCGGGCAAAGGTCACGGGCCGGGTATGCATGGATTTCACCATGATTGATGTGGGTCATATCCCAAATGTCAGTCCCAAAGATGAGGTGGTGGTGATGGGAACCCAGGGGAACAGCACCATATCAGCGGATGAACTGGCGGATCTCTCCAATACCATCAATTATGAAATCACCGCCGGTATGACCGGTCGTCTGCCTGTCTGTTACCGCCAGAAACCTTAG
- the serB gene encoding phosphoserine phosphatase SerB, producing MDDIVLINITGKDRPGLSACFTQILARYDVRVLDIGQSVIHEYLSLGILAAIPCKKDFSAVFKDMLFEGYKSGLTVDIKPVDPESYEHWVHAQGKERRIITILGQAITARQIAAVASVCADQGLNIDFITRLTGRISLQHPQSRPRASIQFSVSGTPKQIGAMRGRFMEISRETGVDISFHVDNIYQKNRKLVVFDMDSTLIQSEVIVELAKMAGAGPRAEQITRAAMQGEMDFKESFRQRVALLKGLTQSDLDRILQTLPLTEGAQLVTATLKRLGYKLGILSGGFTFVGDYLKETLGFDYVYANELDMENGVVTGRVRGDIVDGEKKAALLREIARKENLSIEQTIAVGDGANDLPMISIAGLGVAFNAKPVVRKKAASAISTTGLDGLLYLMGIHEREIRESNSGSGR from the coding sequence ATGGACGATATCGTACTGATCAACATCACCGGTAAGGATCGGCCCGGGCTAAGTGCCTGTTTTACCCAGATTCTGGCCCGGTATGATGTCCGGGTCCTGGATATCGGCCAGTCGGTCATCCATGAGTATCTTTCCCTGGGAATTCTGGCGGCTATTCCCTGCAAAAAAGATTTTTCCGCTGTCTTCAAAGACATGCTGTTTGAAGGGTATAAATCGGGTTTGACAGTGGATATCAAACCCGTGGATCCGGAAAGTTATGAACACTGGGTCCATGCCCAGGGCAAGGAACGCCGGATCATCACCATTTTAGGACAGGCCATCACGGCCCGGCAGATCGCGGCCGTGGCATCGGTCTGTGCCGACCAGGGCCTGAACATCGATTTTATCACCCGGCTGACCGGGCGGATTTCGCTTCAGCATCCCCAGTCCCGGCCCCGGGCCAGTATCCAGTTTTCCGTGTCCGGGACCCCGAAACAGATCGGCGCCATGCGGGGCCGGTTCATGGAAATCTCCCGGGAAACGGGTGTGGATATTTCGTTTCATGTGGACAATATCTACCAGAAAAACCGGAAACTCGTGGTGTTTGACATGGATTCCACCCTGATTCAGTCCGAAGTGATCGTGGAACTGGCAAAAATGGCCGGAGCCGGTCCCCGGGCGGAACAGATCACCCGGGCCGCCATGCAGGGGGAAATGGATTTCAAGGAAAGTTTCCGTCAGCGGGTGGCATTGCTCAAAGGATTGACACAGTCGGACCTGGACCGGATTCTTCAAACCCTGCCTTTAACCGAAGGGGCACAACTGGTCACGGCCACCCTCAAGCGCCTGGGCTATAAACTGGGCATTCTGTCCGGGGGATTCACCTTTGTGGGGGACTATCTCAAGGAAACACTGGGATTTGATTATGTTTATGCTAATGAACTGGACATGGAAAACGGAGTGGTGACGGGCCGGGTCAGGGGCGATATTGTGGATGGTGAGAAAAAAGCCGCCCTGCTGCGGGAAATCGCCCGGAAAGAAAATCTGTCCATCGAACAGACCATTGCCGTGGGAGACGGGGCCAATGATCTGCCCATGATCTCCATTGCCGGCTTAGGCGTGGCATTCAACGCCAAACCGGTGGTGCGCAAAAAAGCGGCCAGTGCCATTTCCACCACCGGCCTGGACGGGTTGCTGTATCTCATGGGGATCCATGAACGGGAGATCCGGGAGTCCAATTCCGGTTCTGGCCGCTGA
- a CDS encoding CCA tRNA nucleotidyltransferase — protein MSGMPEPVLEILGLLQQNGIPAFVVGGAVRDMCLGRQPKDVDICADASVDTLKAVFAHHPVRVVGNTFPVCLVHDIEVAPSRAASHQFPEDDLAMRDFTVNAMAYDPLENRLVDPFNGRSDLENRIIRFTGDPAARILEDPVRMIRGCRFKVLLSAKLSDAAQKAIYDHAGSLTPDIPGERIRNELIKAMALPTPSDFFHCLHGTGLLAGILPSLDRCHGLDGGPFHGETVFEHCLLVGDALPPGQPLLRLAGFLHDVGKADAQGIKDGRITFHSHETRVDALTADLDRLRFSVREKAYILALVQCHMRPLASKTRPKSVRRLLAMLAQNHLSFQDFMRMRIADKKGNLAKSPYTLADIRDRVEKVRHEMARQTAFYPDDLKISGQDIMQVKQIPPGPAVGRIKHRMFEKVLEDPALNTREHLLSMLQDMD, from the coding sequence ATGTCTGGGATGCCGGAACCGGTCCTGGAGATCCTGGGCCTGCTGCAACAAAACGGAATACCCGCCTTTGTGGTGGGCGGCGCAGTGCGGGACATGTGTCTGGGCCGGCAACCCAAGGATGTGGATATTTGTGCCGATGCGTCCGTTGATACCCTCAAGGCAGTGTTTGCCCATCACCCGGTCCGTGTTGTCGGCAACACGTTTCCGGTATGTCTGGTCCATGACATCGAGGTGGCACCCTCCCGGGCCGCATCCCATCAATTTCCTGAAGATGATCTGGCCATGCGGGATTTCACCGTCAATGCCATGGCATATGATCCCCTGGAGAACCGCCTTGTGGATCCCTTCAACGGCCGGTCGGATCTGGAAAACCGCATCATTCGATTTACAGGAGACCCCGCCGCCCGGATACTGGAAGACCCGGTACGCATGATCCGGGGATGCCGGTTTAAGGTATTGTTGTCTGCAAAACTGTCAGATGCGGCTCAGAAAGCGATTTATGACCATGCCGGTTCCCTGACCCCGGATATCCCCGGGGAGCGGATCCGAAATGAATTGATCAAGGCCATGGCCCTGCCCACACCGTCTGATTTTTTTCACTGCCTGCATGGCACGGGCCTGCTGGCCGGAATACTGCCCAGCCTGGACCGGTGCCATGGGCTGGATGGCGGTCCGTTTCACGGAGAAACCGTTTTTGAACATTGTCTGCTGGTGGGAGATGCCCTGCCTCCCGGGCAGCCCCTGCTGAGACTGGCCGGATTTCTGCATGATGTGGGCAAGGCAGATGCCCAGGGGATTAAAGACGGCCGGATCACATTTCACAGCCATGAAACCCGCGTGGATGCTTTGACAGCCGATCTGGACCGGCTGCGGTTTTCTGTTCGGGAAAAAGCCTATATCCTGGCCCTGGTCCAATGCCATATGCGGCCGCTGGCTTCCAAAACCCGTCCCAAATCTGTGCGCCGCCTTCTGGCCATGCTGGCACAGAACCATTTGAGTTTTCAGGATTTCATGCGAATGCGCATTGCGGACAAAAAAGGAAACCTGGCCAAATCTCCCTATACACTGGCGGATATCCGGGACCGGGTTGAAAAAGTGCGGCATGAAATGGCCCGGCAGACCGCATTCTATCCCGATGATCTAAAGATTTCCGGGCAGGACATCATGCAGGTTAAACAAATACCGCCCGGACCGGCAGTGGGCCGCATCAAACACCGGATGTTTGAAAAAGTGCTGGAAGATCCGGCGCTTAATACCCGGGAACACCTGCTTTCGATGCTGCAGGACATGGACTGA
- a CDS encoding UbiA-like polyprenyltransferase, which yields MLKQKILDYGKMIKFSHTVFALPFALSAVVLAWQTHVPSLWELFLILVAMVGARSAAMGFNRIVDADIDKKNPRTAVREIPSGVLTRSQALIFVGMSSLLFVGAAALLSPLCFGLSFPLLGLLFFYSFTKRFTALCHLVLGFVISLAPVGAWVALTGTLNWGIVMLAAALWFYIAGFDILYACQDIDFDRKQGLFSLPVLVGPVRAMQISTLFHVLFLVFLLGLFPAFDMHAVFLVFWAMIAVLIVLEHRLVKPDDLSRIDMAFFHVNSAVSVILFAGIFIETFF from the coding sequence ATGTTGAAACAAAAAATTCTGGATTACGGGAAAATGATCAAATTTTCCCATACCGTGTTTGCCCTGCCGTTTGCTTTGTCTGCCGTGGTTCTGGCCTGGCAGACCCATGTGCCTTCCTTATGGGAGTTGTTTCTGATTCTGGTGGCCATGGTGGGGGCCCGGTCTGCGGCCATGGGATTCAACCGGATCGTGGATGCGGATATTGACAAAAAAAATCCCCGGACCGCTGTCAGAGAAATTCCCAGCGGGGTGTTGACCCGGTCCCAGGCCCTGATCTTTGTGGGGATGTCATCGCTGCTGTTTGTGGGGGCTGCGGCTTTGTTGTCGCCTTTGTGTTTCGGGCTGTCGTTTCCGTTGCTGGGACTGCTGTTTTTCTATTCCTTTACCAAGCGGTTCACTGCCTTATGTCATCTGGTGCTGGGATTTGTCATCTCCCTGGCGCCGGTGGGGGCCTGGGTGGCGCTCACCGGAACGCTCAACTGGGGCATTGTCATGCTGGCGGCGGCACTCTGGTTTTATATTGCCGGATTCGATATCCTGTATGCCTGCCAGGACATCGATTTTGACCGAAAACAGGGGTTGTTTTCTCTGCCGGTTCTGGTGGGGCCGGTTCGGGCCATGCAGATTTCCACCCTGTTTCATGTTCTGTTTCTGGTATTTTTGCTGGGACTGTTTCCGGCATTTGACATGCACGCGGTTTTTCTGGTTTTCTGGGCAATGATCGCTGTCTTGATCGTGCTGGAGCACCGTCTGGTCAAACCGGATGATCTGTCCCGCATCGATATGGCTTTTTTTCATGTCAATTCAGCGGTTTCCGTGATCTTGTTTGCCGGGATTTTCATTGAAACCTTTTTTTAA
- the amrS gene encoding AmmeMemoRadiSam system radical SAM enzyme, translating to MEAYLYDKLKNSRVRCRTCCHFCVLEPGHRGLCGVRENQDGRLMVLNYDKIIAHSVDPIEKKPIFHLKPGSRSYSIATMGCNFTCRFCQNADIAQISSEPGTRIMGRPMAPEQIVDNALAAGCQSIAYTYTEPSVFFELALDTARLAKDKGLFNIFVTNGYMSPDLIRQVAPYLDAANVDLKAFDDGFYQTFCNTRLTPVKENLKRLKRAGVWVEVTTLVIPGLNDDPEELTALAGFIADDLGPDTPWHVSRFHPTHRMTDRGPTPADTVEKAWDIGKKAGLYYVYVGNLPGSSHQHTQCPHCDATVVERRGYDIVNHIKENGICPGCGALISGIY from the coding sequence ATGGAAGCGTATCTGTACGATAAATTGAAAAACAGCCGGGTCCGGTGCCGGACGTGCTGTCATTTCTGTGTGCTGGAACCGGGCCATCGCGGGCTGTGCGGCGTCAGAGAAAATCAGGACGGCCGGCTTATGGTTTTGAATTATGACAAAATCATCGCCCACAGCGTGGATCCCATTGAAAAAAAACCCATTTTCCACCTCAAGCCCGGGTCCCGGTCCTATTCCATCGCCACCATGGGGTGTAATTTCACGTGCCGGTTCTGCCAGAATGCCGATATCGCCCAGATATCCAGTGAGCCGGGAACCCGGATCATGGGCAGACCCATGGCGCCGGAACAGATCGTGGACAACGCCCTGGCTGCCGGGTGCCAAAGCATTGCCTACACATATACCGAACCTTCGGTTTTTTTTGAACTGGCGTTGGATACGGCCCGTCTGGCCAAAGACAAGGGCCTGTTCAATATATTTGTCACCAACGGCTACATGAGCCCGGATCTGATCCGTCAGGTGGCCCCGTATCTGGATGCCGCCAATGTGGATTTGAAAGCCTTTGACGATGGGTTTTACCAGACTTTTTGCAATACCCGGCTGACACCGGTGAAGGAAAACCTGAAGCGCCTGAAGCGGGCCGGGGTGTGGGTGGAGGTTACCACACTGGTGATTCCGGGACTCAATGACGATCCGGAGGAACTGACTGCTTTGGCCGGGTTCATTGCGGATGATCTGGGGCCGGACACCCCCTGGCATGTGTCCCGGTTTCATCCCACCCACCGGATGACGGACCGGGGTCCTACCCCGGCGGACACGGTGGAAAAAGCCTGGGATATCGGCAAAAAAGCCGGCCTTTACTATGTGTATGTGGGCAATCTGCCCGGCTCATCCCATCAGCACACCCAATGCCCCCATTGTGATGCAACCGTGGTGGAACGACGGGGGTATGACATCGTGAATCATATCAAAGAAAACGGTATCTGTCCCGGATGCGGCGCGTTGATATCAGGTATTTATTGA
- a CDS encoding class I SAM-dependent methyltransferase — protein MGYVFDFKEATHYDAWFSQPGNRHCFDLEIKLLLDLMALRSGQRVLDIGCGTGMSLVPLLNRGLSLTGVDPSTYMLDIAHERLGNSVDLHRCSAEDLPFEDNAFDTAFFFTSLEFADRPAKAVEEACRVARERVVIGVLNRHAPVNFCRRCKGFVFPSIYSHTRFFSIWELKRMLFSILGDVPVYWRTTGQFPFIRGRIISAVENNSWVQRSIFGTFIGMRIKPVPKFRVRPLPLKIKKHKIQNRATGLATSSRARFRD, from the coding sequence ATGGGATATGTGTTTGATTTCAAAGAGGCAACCCATTATGATGCCTGGTTTTCTCAACCGGGCAACCGGCATTGCTTTGATCTTGAAATCAAACTGCTTCTGGATCTCATGGCTCTGAGATCCGGTCAGCGGGTTCTGGATATCGGGTGCGGCACAGGCATGAGTCTTGTGCCGCTGCTGAACCGTGGATTGAGCCTGACCGGTGTGGACCCGTCCACATACATGCTGGATATCGCCCATGAGCGGCTGGGAAACAGCGTGGATCTGCACCGGTGTTCGGCTGAGGATCTGCCTTTTGAAGACAATGCCTTTGACACGGCTTTTTTTTTCACCAGCCTGGAATTTGCGGACCGTCCGGCCAAAGCGGTTGAAGAAGCGTGCCGGGTGGCCCGGGAACGGGTGGTGATCGGCGTTTTGAACCGCCATGCCCCCGTGAATTTCTGCCGCCGGTGCAAGGGATTTGTTTTTCCCAGTATCTATTCCCATACCCGGTTTTTCAGTATCTGGGAACTCAAACGGATGCTGTTCAGTATTCTGGGGGATGTACCGGTTTACTGGCGGACCACGGGCCAGTTTCCGTTTATCCGGGGGCGGATCATATCTGCGGTTGAAAATAATTCATGGGTTCAGAGATCCATTTTCGGTACATTCATCGGCATGCGCATCAAGCCGGTGCCCAAGTTCAGGGTTCGCCCGTTGCCGTTGAAAATCAAGAAACATAAAATACAGAACCGTGCCACCGGGCTGGCCACCTCCTCCCGGGCACGGTTCAGAGATTGA
- a CDS encoding ATP-binding protein, which yields MSTVIAMAGKGGVGKTTVSALILRYFTRHVQSPVLAIDADPNSNLGETLGMTIEKTVGDIREDFMRDPQGVPSGMDKILYLEMLMNQVLIENKNFDLLVMGRQEGQGCYCMVNNILNRFADELENNYKYMLVDNEAGMEHLSRRTSGKVDMLLMVTDYALRGLRAVGRINGLLDDLKLDVRQKGLIVNRAPDKLSQAFLDEVEQIGVPLLCTIPQDDNLLEFDMERRSMLELPDDSPAVLAVNDLMEKAIKVKA from the coding sequence ATGAGTACTGTCATCGCTATGGCCGGTAAGGGAGGCGTTGGAAAAACCACGGTTTCCGCACTGATTTTAAGATATTTCACCCGGCATGTCCAGTCCCCGGTCCTGGCTATTGATGCCGATCCCAACAGCAACCTGGGGGAAACCTTAGGTATGACCATTGAAAAAACCGTGGGCGATATCCGGGAGGATTTCATGAGAGATCCCCAAGGGGTTCCCTCCGGGATGGACAAGATTCTGTACCTGGAAATGCTCATGAACCAGGTACTGATCGAAAACAAAAATTTCGATCTTCTGGTGATGGGCCGTCAGGAAGGCCAGGGGTGTTACTGCATGGTCAACAATATTTTGAATCGGTTTGCCGATGAGCTGGAAAACAATTACAAATACATGCTGGTGGACAATGAAGCCGGGATGGAACATTTGAGCCGGCGGACCTCCGGAAAGGTGGATATGCTGTTGATGGTCACGGATTACGCATTGCGCGGACTTCGGGCCGTGGGCCGGATCAACGGCCTGCTGGATGACCTGAAGCTGGATGTGCGCCAGAAAGGGTTGATCGTCAATCGGGCACCGGATAAACTGAGCCAGGCGTTTCTGGATGAAGTGGAACAGATCGGGGTGCCATTGCTGTGCACCATCCCCCAGGATGACAATCTGCTGGAATTTGATATGGAAAGACGTTCCATGCTGGAACTGCCTGATGATTCTCCGGCAGTGCTGGCGGTGAACGATCTCATGGAAAAGGCCATCAAAGTCAAGGCGTGA
- a CDS encoding response regulator — MTNTKRLILAVDDNPKNLQFLGKLLSSNGFEVAMAQSGQQALNFMLKEEPDLILLDIMMPEMDGYTVCEKIKANFSTRHIPVIFLTAKTETSDVVKGFDVGGVDYVTKPFNAEELLARVKTHIEVNILRGLLPICSQCKKIRDDQGFWEQVERYFETHAQVTFTHSLCPDCMDKLYGDADWYRKSRK; from the coding sequence ATGACGAATACAAAACGATTGATACTGGCCGTGGATGACAATCCCAAAAACCTTCAGTTTCTGGGAAAATTGCTTTCCAGCAATGGATTTGAAGTGGCAATGGCCCAAAGCGGGCAGCAGGCGTTGAATTTCATGCTCAAAGAGGAACCCGACCTGATTCTGCTGGATATTATGATGCCGGAAATGGACGGGTACACGGTTTGTGAAAAAATCAAAGCCAATTTTTCCACCCGGCATATTCCGGTGATTTTTCTGACCGCCAAAACCGAAACCAGTGATGTGGTAAAGGGGTTTGACGTGGGCGGGGTGGATTATGTGACAAAACCGTTCAATGCCGAAGAGTTGCTGGCCCGGGTTAAAACTCATATTGAAGTCAATATTCTCAGGGGGCTTCTGCCCATCTGTTCCCAGTGCAAGAAAATAAGAGATGATCAGGGATTCTGGGAACAGGTGGAACGATATTTTGAAACCCATGCCCAGGTAACCTTTACCCACAGCCTCTGCCCCGATTGCATGGACAAACTTTACGGAGATGCCGACTGGTATCGGAAATCACGAAAATAA
- a CDS encoding nitrilase-related carbon-nitrogen hydrolase, with amino-acid sequence MKIAMCQTRPVLMDVTANVENTIDHINMCKEKGADLIVFPELALTGYFVGLGYHEVALTMDSAHIRRIAAATKGTAAVVGFIEESRSMNFYNAALVAVDGEIQFAYRKLNLPNYGVFEEKKFFSTGKHIRIFRLQGLNIAVFICNDLWHPSLPYLGITQKADVFLTLFNSSEGSMADEFSNIESWEIINRFYSRIFGIYNICVNRVGEEGPAAVRCLSAKNGETDFPDAFRLPELKKKYHFWGGSEIINPYGHAVYKAVQNEEDMVMGAISKDMLRRKKILLPYLKNDDPYFTFRELGRILYTQGDSRK; translated from the coding sequence ATGAAGATCGCCATGTGTCAGACCCGCCCGGTGTTGATGGATGTGACCGCCAATGTCGAAAATACCATTGATCACATCAACATGTGCAAGGAAAAAGGGGCGGATCTCATTGTATTTCCGGAACTGGCCCTGACCGGATATTTTGTGGGCTTAGGGTATCATGAAGTGGCATTGACTATGGATTCCGCCCATATCCGCCGTATTGCCGCCGCCACCAAAGGCACGGCCGCCGTAGTGGGATTTATTGAAGAGTCCCGGTCCATGAATTTCTATAATGCCGCTTTGGTGGCAGTGGATGGGGAGATTCAGTTTGCCTATCGAAAACTGAATCTCCCCAATTACGGGGTGTTTGAAGAAAAAAAGTTTTTTTCCACCGGAAAGCATATCCGGATTTTCCGGCTTCAGGGCCTGAATATTGCGGTGTTTATCTGTAATGATCTGTGGCACCCGTCATTGCCGTATCTGGGCATTACCCAGAAAGCGGATGTGTTTTTGACCCTGTTTAATTCATCGGAAGGGTCCATGGCGGATGAGTTCAGCAATATCGAAAGCTGGGAGATCATTAATCGGTTTTATTCCCGAATTTTTGGTATTTACAATATCTGCGTCAACCGGGTGGGAGAAGAAGGCCCGGCAGCGGTCCGGTGTCTGTCGGCAAAAAACGGGGAAACCGATTTTCCGGATGCATTCCGGTTGCCTGAATTGAAAAAAAAATATCATTTCTGGGGCGGCAGTGAAATTATCAACCCGTATGGCCATGCTGTTTACAAAGCGGTCCAGAATGAAGAAGATATGGTGATGGGCGCCATCTCCAAAGATATGCTGCGCCGCAAAAAGATCCTGTTGCCTTATTTGAAAAATGATGACCCGTATTTCACGTTTCGTGAATTGGGCCGGATCCTTTATACACAAGGAGATTCCCGGAAATGA
- a CDS encoding FKBP-type peptidyl-prolyl cis-trans isomerase yields MTDTIKAGDTISVDYTGKKQDGTVFDSSEGKQPLKFTVGSGMLIQGFDEAVVGMKPGESKTVEVPPDQGYGHRHDDAFVNIPKAQIPDEIPLSEGLVLQLQDPQGRPVPATVTEITDESVKMDINHMLAGETLTFDITVRETGLTPDTQDCGPGGCESGSCQGC; encoded by the coding sequence ATGACTGATACCATCAAAGCAGGCGACACCATTTCTGTGGATTACACGGGAAAAAAACAGGACGGGACCGTGTTTGATTCATCTGAAGGAAAACAGCCTCTGAAATTTACCGTGGGATCGGGTATGCTGATCCAGGGATTTGACGAGGCGGTGGTGGGAATGAAGCCCGGTGAGTCCAAAACGGTGGAAGTGCCGCCGGATCAGGGGTATGGCCATCGACATGACGATGCGTTTGTGAACATTCCCAAAGCCCAGATTCCCGACGAGATCCCTTTAAGTGAAGGGCTTGTTCTTCAGCTTCAGGATCCCCAGGGCCGTCCCGTACCGGCGACTGTGACCGAAATCACGGATGAAAGTGTAAAAATGGATATCAACCATATGCTGGCCGGTGAAACATTGACCTTTGATATCACCGTCCGGGAAACCGGGCTGACTCCGGATACCCAGGACTGCGGACCCGGAGGATGTGAGTCCGGCTCCTGCCAGGGTTGCTGA